A single genomic interval of Centropristis striata isolate RG_2023a ecotype Rhode Island chromosome 8, C.striata_1.0, whole genome shotgun sequence harbors:
- the rbm12bb gene encoding LOW QUALITY PROTEIN: RNA binding motif protein 12Bb (The sequence of the model RefSeq protein was modified relative to this genomic sequence to represent the inferred CDS: deleted 1 base in 1 codon), which yields MAVVIRLQGLRVTAGSEDIRKFFTGLKIPDGGVHIIGGDREEAFIIFASDEDARRAMTRSGGYIKGSPVTLLLSSKSEMQNMLERSTRNAELDQNRRLEETAKHARRSLDPEVGRRSGSRSDYTPPPQHQRGSNTNGDSVYVFLGGMPFSVTEADIHEFFSGLRINDMILLKNSHGQNNGKGLVKFATREDANEALERDRQYIGSRYVEVSKTTADYWRRTTGKGSADLNMDVNFERDRSPVRHQRNPHHARSQSPLTPQPSAPSDEEYCVFLDNLSYAFEKDHIKRLFRNAKLEDDQILHLLGTDGRRTRSAFVLFKNLRDYCDALTPEKRQFLNRWISTKPISREKMVTLLRAQSTDVRSPGNSEMFPERSPSYPPSDPYDSEEKTCLFVRNLPFDVRKVEIIDFFFGLNVTEDMVLVLRDNQGAGVGKALVLFRSEAEAMSALSLNGQRFLGSEVILKCISRSQMRQLGVEPPMVQEPIVQEPLPREERYSGRRSGASYPGDTDYPDFRIPRDGNIPMTNVQAPIHGGYDYEPRTVGPYAPQERGNGFCEGFGQPGRHLDGPTCVQLLNLPFQIRNEEIYDFCYGYRVIPGSVSLQYEPSGKPKGSATAMFESRQEALTAVQELSGRPIGPRKIQLLLV from the exons ATGGCGGTCGTCATCCGTTTACAGGGACTAAGAGTCACAGCAGGTTCTGAGGACATTCGCAAGTTCTTCACTGGCCTCAAAATCCCAGATGGAGGGGTGCATATAATTGGTGGGGATCGAGAGGAAGCTTTCATTATCTTTGCTTCCGATGAAGATGCAAGAAGGGCTATGACACGGTCTGGAGGTTACATCAAGGGCTCACCTGTTACATTACTACTAAGTAGTAAGTCAGAGATGCAGAACATGCTTGAAAGAAGCACAAGAAACGCAGAGCTAGATCAAAACAGACGACTTGAGGAGACTGCAAAACATGCTCGAAGATCTTTGGACCCTGAGGTGGGCAGGAGATCAGGTAGCAGGTCTGATTATACCCCTCCCCCCCAGCACCAAAGGGGTTCAAACACTAATGGTGACTCTGTGTACGTGTTTCTAGGCGGAATGCCTTTCTCTGTCACTGAAGCAGACATTCATGAATTTTTCAGTGGTTTACGTATTAATGATATGATCTTATTGAAAAATTCACATGGTCAAAACAATGGAAAAGGTCTCGTCAAATTCGCAACAAGAGAGGATGCAAACGAAGCTCTGGAAAGGGACAGGCAATACATTGGGTCAAGGTATGTTGAGGTTTCCAAAACGACAGCAGATTATTGGCGTCGGACTACTGGTAAAGGTTCAGCAGATCTCAACATGGATGTCAACTTTGAAAGGGACAGGTCACCTGTTCGCCATCAGAGGAATCCACATCATGCAAGGTCACAATCACCTTTGACACCGCAGCCCTCTGCTCCTTCCGATGAGGAATACTGCGTT TTTTTGGACAATCTGTCCTACGCATTTGAAAAGGATCACATAAAAAGGCTTTTTCGTAATGCGAAGCTTGAGGATGATCAGATCCTGCACTTACTTGGTACTGATGGGAGAAGAACCAGATCAGCATTTGTGCTGTTCAAGAATCTGCGTGACTATTGTGATGCCTTAACTCCTGAAAAAAGGCAATTTTTGAACCGCTGGATTTCCACTAAGCCAATCTCAAGGGAGAAAATGGTCACCCTTCTCAGAGCTCAGAGCACGGATGTCAGATCTCCTGGAAACTCTGAAATGTTTCCAGAGAGGTCTCCATCCTACCCCCCCAGTGATCCTTATGACTCGGAGGAGAAAACATGTCTGTTTGTGAGAAACCTACCATTTGATGTACGGAAAGTTGAGATCATTGACTTCTTCTTTGGGCTTAATGTCACAGAGGACATGGTGTTAGTGCTGCGTGACAATCAAGGTGCTGGAGTTGGAAAGGCTTTGGTTCTCTTCCGCTCTGAGGCAGAGGCCATGAGTGCCCTTTCTCTTAATGGACAGAGGTTTCTTGGGTCAGAAGTCATACTGAAATGCATTTCACGTTCTCAGATGCGGCAGTTGGGTGTTGAACCACCTATGGTGCAAGAGCCCATTGTGCAGGAGCCACTGCCAAGAGAGGAGAGGTACTCGGGCAGGAGAAGCGGGGCATCCTATCCTGGTGACACAGACTACCCTGACTTTAGGATTCCTCGTGATGGTAATATACCAATGACTAACGTACAGGCTCCTATCCATGGAGGCTATGATTATGAGCCCCGTACAGTAGGCCCTTACGCTCCACAAGAAAGAGGAAATGGCTTTTGTGAGGGCTTTGGTCAGCCAGGGCGGCACCTGGATGGCCCCACCTGTGTGCAGCTACTTAACTTGCCATTCCAAATCCGAAATGAGGAAATCTATGACTTTTGCTATGGATATCGCGTTATCCCTGGATCTGTCTCACTGCAGTATGAGCCGAGTGGAAAACCTAAAGGATCTGCAACTGCAATGTTTGAGTCCCGTCAGGAGGCATTGACCGCAGTTCAGGAACTGAGTGGAAGACCAATAGGTCCAAGAAAAATACAGCTTTTGCTTGTGTGA